atgcccctgtgcacaaagcgaggtccatacagaaattgtttttcAAGATCGATGTAGAAGACCTTGACTggactgcacagagccctgacctcaacccaatcgaacacctttgggatgaattggaacgctgactgcgaaccaggcctaattgcccaacatcagtgcccgacctcactaatgctcttgtagctgaatggaagcaagtatccgcagcaatgttccaaaatctagtggctgttatagcagcaaagggggaccaactccatattaatgcccatgattttggaatgagatgttcgacgagcaggtgtccacatacttttggttgtGTAGTGTATTTGTCCATTCATCGAagtataggctatttattaattaattattaagaGTTATTTTGCATTTGATTATAATCACATAGAAACTGAAATAAAACCGTCGTTTGAGTATAATATAGCCCAGGCTACTTACATCCAGTTCGGTCAGCCAGCTCTTGGAACTCATGTTCAGTGCCCGCAGACTGCGAGGCTCCCATTGCGGTTATTCTCAAAAGAGCGACAAGGGCGCATTGAAGTTATTTCAGGATCGCACGATCTTAACCGCAGGTGAAACTACTTCAGTTGTGCAGACCTTTTGCGCGCGTACTGTAGTGTCCTCGCTAGTAGTAACTCGTTCCTCTGCGTTCATAAGGAAGTTAGTAACATGCACTCTTTATTATGGTCTATTTGGAGAGACGCTGTGCTGAGTTCCCCAAGGTCCTAAAACAGCGTACCATTGTGGACGAATCGATTTTTTACAGAAGTCAATTCAGAATGAATCGACTGTGTCAAATGAATTACTGATAAAAACGTGGTGCATCCTAGTCATTAATAGCTTTGTGTGTAGTGAAAATGCATTGTCATTGATTATAATGTTACAGTATGTTTGGAATTTGCCCTtatcttaaaaaaatatatacctaCTATAATTTCAAGTCTGAGTACATTCCGGAAGAAATAATATAACAAAAACTGCTGTAGTCCTATTGTGGTGGAGAAATCAGAATTAGCTAAGTAACATAGATAATTAACATGTCTTATCTGCAGAATATGCTTATATGATTGAACTGTTGAACTCTTGTTATTAGAATGTCTCCTTTCGGACCCTGGTGTGGGCAGCTGCACTTTCTCCCTTAAATGGGCTTCAGTCACCTGGGgcccagagaggggagaggtcagGCTTGTCTATCACATGTCCTTGTTGCTATGCAGAATATCAGAAAGAGAATAGGCCAAAGGAGGTCAGAAGGAAACATTGTTTCCATATGTGAATATGTGTCTTTACCTATTGCAAACCATGTGAAGGGATGGCATGAGGAATGGGAACCAATCACTTTGCTCCAcaatgtctgtgtgtcagtcgCCCCCTCCTTTGGCCTTGGAAGATTGTCCTCTTCCCTGGTTCCCTTTTTGCAAGGTGGAAACTAACAACAAATGtcctcccccaaaaaaaaaaaaaatttgtaaagtgcttatcccactggctatagggtgaatgcaccaatttgtaagtcgctctggataagagcgtctgctaaatgacgtaaatgtaatgtaaatgttctaAATTCATAGTACTGAACAAAACAAGTTGTTTGTATTTGGGGCTAAGGTCTGGCACAGGATGTGTGGGGTTAGTGTCTGGAACCATTGTATGTTATCTCTGAGGTTGCACCTATCCTGACCTATCGTGAGATAGTATATAACCCAGAGGCTCACTCCACTCAGTGTGCATGTTGTGACGGCTCCCTTATTAATAAGCACAATGAAGATTTTTGCAAGTATAACCTAATTGGTGGTTGGTTCTGGCTCTCCTCATTTGTTAGTGTTGTGGCTATTCTAATTGATGTAATACCACAGTAAAGACAGACCAAAAGACAcattgaattttttttattttattcattttccTCAAGTCTCACAACCCATTCCTGTTTCAAGTCATTGTATTCCTGCAATGTTTTACTTGTAAATATACAGAAAAAAATATAACACGTTCTAGAAATGTGAAAGCCATCCTTTCATAAGTGCATGAATCATTATTATAATGTAATGACAGAGGGAGGAGATACTGTAACATTCATTTTCATATTGTTTCATACTGTAAAGTTCATTTTCATATTGTTTCATACTGTAAAGTTCATTTTCATATTGTTTCATACTGTAAAGTTCATTTTCATATTGTTTCATACTGTAAAGTTCATTTTCATATTGTTTCATACTGTAAAGTTCATTTTCATACTGTAAAGTTCATTTTCATATTGTTTCATACTGTAAAGTTCATTTTCATATTGTTTCATGTGGAagtggagagggatagagggccTAGGGAGTCAAGTCTGGGAAGACCTCTTCTGGACTGATGGTGGAGAAAGTAgattgaggtggagagagagcgagagagagagtaagggtgTCGAGCTCAGGAAGTCTTCATGAAgttagagagagaaaaggggctTTGGCTTGGACTGGTGTTGGTTGGCAGGTGGTGGTACAGCACATGATCCAGGTACTGAAGCATTCCTGGGCCAGTATTCAAAAtaaagcttctcagagtaggagtgctgatctaggatgagTTTTGCCCTTAAGATCATAGTGAATAAGATAATATGGACAGGGGGAGGACCTGATCGTAGATCAGCACTTCCTACTCAGACTGTGAATACGGACGGCCCTGATGGTTTTGGGGACGGGATGTTGTGTCAAGTAATGGAactggagggggaagagaggagggccctgtccagaaacaacccctagacCCTAGTAGTAGCTCCACCCTGCCCTATGATAGGCTAGTAGTAGCTCCACCCTGCCACACGATAGGCTAGTAGCACCCTTAGCGGCATTTGCAGAAAGTTTTCAGGGAAACAGTATTTTCAACCTaacttccatttcccctgaaaaacgGAAGTGGGGACTCCGCTCAGGCATCTttctacgcctgctacgttaggttaggcTACTAGTAGCTACAATCTGCCCTATGCTAGGCTAGTGGTAGCTCTACCCTGCCCTGTGATAGGCTAGTGGTAGCTCTACCCTGCCCTGTGATAGGCTAGTGGTAGCTCTACCCTGCCCTGTGATAGGCTAGTTGTAATTCTGCCATATTGTTTATACACatccaatcctttcagatctaccTGTGCCTGCCTAGGTGGTAGGAACTAGGGGTTGTTTTGGATGGGGCCGAGGAGTAGTGGAGGCTTAGCTATATGGACATGGCGTCCTGGTTCTCCTGGCTGTCCTGGCTCTTCTGGTCCTGGGAGGGGCCGTTGGGGCTCTCCTGTTGCCCTGAGGCATGCCCTGAGCTGGGCATCAGTCTGTGGTAGAGGTCCTGTACGGTGCCCAGGGTCTCTGACATGTCCTCTGGGTAGCGTGTCTGCAGCTCCTCGTTGGCAACATAGTGGCTGTCATGGAACTCTGAGAAGTAGCGTCCCACCTCCGGGTGAGCGATCTCCAGAGGGGCGGAATGAGGCTCCAGATTTTCTGGGAGATGAGAAAAAGAGGCGTAAagataattttttttaaaaaacaGCTGCATATTCTGTGTACATTTGAAAGTTTATAGGCCTACACCTCAGCAGACAGGGATACTACTCATCCAGCATGTATAACTCTTCAATAAGCATTTGTCATGTTTCTTCTCAGAGCGCCTCCTTAACAAACTACCACTGCCCTGACATATTGAGAATGTCTTTCAGTGACATGTACAGCATGTTAGTCTGTCTGGTATAGATGTACCCTGGGCAGCGTATCGGCAGGTGCCGTCCTCCACTAAGACGTTGTAGAAGGGCTGGTTAGCCCCGCTGGACAGCTGGTGGACCCTCATGGTGGTGATCCACTCCTGGCTCATGGTGCACTTGGGGTCCCAGCCATAGATCGCACAGTTATAGCCAGACCTGGTGTCAGAGATGGAGATGAGGTACAGTGTCACACATGGGGAAAGGGCACACTACAGGTTTACAAATCATAATGATTATAATACAAATTATTATTTCATAAATAGTTATTCTGCCATTCATCAGAATACAGTAGAGTTTTACATTGACAGTGTTATTCAGCAGTAGAGGATTACAACTTTACCTAGAAAGAGGGTGGTGGAGGACAAACAACTGAttcagggatggatggatggataaacCGATGGAAAGATCAAGGGATTGATAGACAGGAAGGATTAATAGACGGAATAGAtaaacagacaggcaggcaggcaggcaggcagactgctcagacaggcaggcagacagacagacagactgctcggacaggcaggcaggcagacagacagacagactgctcggacaggcagacagacagactgctcagacaggcaggcagacagacagattgctcggacaggcaggcaggcagacggactgctcggacaggcaggcaggcagacagacagactgctcggacaggcaggcaggcagacagacagactgctcggacaggcaggcaggcagacagactgctcggacaggcaggcagactgCTCGGACAGGCAGACTGACTGCTCGGACAGGCAGACTGACTGCTCGGACCCACCTCTTGTGTTTCATGATGAGGCCTACACTGTATTGCAGCTCTAGGTGTTCGGGGGTGCTGCGTCTCTTCACCTCTGGCTCTACAGGGTGTTTCTTGTGCTGGATGTGCTCCAAGGTGTGCTGCACCAGATAACCCACTGCCCCGTGTTGGGACGGGTCTAACGCCTGGATGTGCTGCAGGATGTCGAGGACCTggaagaggcaggagaggggtgagacatCAAGCAGACACCAGTCATTATCAGTTGGGGAAAGCTTGTCCTCTACTCTGTACCGTAGTAAGCAGGTAGAGGCAGGTAaacggttagagcgttgggccagtaaccgaaaggtcgctagtttgaatacctgagccgacgaggtgagaaatctgttgatgtgcccttgagcaaggcacttaacccttatttgctccaggggcgccgtactactattgCTGaccctgtaacacaacacaattcaCTAcccctatccggtgtatgtgacaataaaacgttTAAAAAAAGAGGAGGCAGAACAATAGCCAAATGACACAAGCCAAATTAATGTTTTTAACAACAATCTGCAGTATCAAAGCCAGGATAAAGCCATTTGGTCCACTTACATGTACACTACATTATTTCAGTTTCTATGTGATTATAATCAAATGCAAAATAACtcataattaataaataaatagccTATACTTCGATGAATggacaaatacactacatgaccaaaagtatgtggacacctgctcgtcgaacatctcattccaaaatcacgagcattaatatggagttggtcccccctttgctgctataacagcctccactcttctgggaaggctttccactagatgttggaacaatgcggtcctctgtagctcaattggtagtgcatggcgcttgtaacaccagggtagtgggttcgatccccgggaccacccatacgtaaaaatgtatgcacacatgactgtaagtcgctttggataaaagcatctgctaaatggcatattatattatttaattataatgctgcgaggacttgcttccattctgccacaagagcattggtgaggtcgggcactgatgttgggcgattaggcctggctcgcagtcagagttccaattcatcccaaaagtgtttgatggggttgaggtcagggctctgtgcaggccagtcaagttcttccacaccgatctcaaaaaacaatttctgtatggaccttgctttgtgcacgggggcattgtcatgctgaaacaggaaagggccttccccaaactgttgccacaaagtcggaagcacagaattgtctagaatgtaattgtatgctgtagcgttacgatttcccttcactggaattaaggggcctagcccgaaccatgaaaaacagacccagaccattattcctcctccaccaaactttacagttgccgttatgcattggggcaggtagcgttctcctggaatccgccaaacccagattcctctgtcggactgccagatggtgaagcgtgatttatcactccagagaatgcatttccactgctgcagagtccaatggcggcgagctttacaccactccagccgacgcttggcattgcgcatggtgatcttaggcttgtggtggctgctcggccatggaaacccatttcatgaagcttccgaaGAACAGTTGCAACCGACGACAGACGacttttacgcgcttcagcactcagcagtcccgttctgtgagcttgtgtggcccaaAACTTTGCTGcttagccgttgttgctcctagatgtttttCCGCTttacaataacatcacttacagttgaccggggcagctctagcaaggcagaaatttgacgaattgacttgttggaaaggtggcatcctatgacggtgccacgttgaacgtcactgagctcttcagtaaggccattctactgccaatgtttgtctatggagattgcatggctgcgtgctcgattttacacatctgtcagcaacaggtgtggctgaaatagccgaatccactaatatgaagagGTGTCCACCTActttttggccatgtagtgtatttgggtttcgtgtggctcagttggtagagcatggctcttgcaacgccagggttgcgggttcgattcccacgggggagtcgctctggataagagcgtctgctaaatgactaaatgtaaatatGCCATGTTGAGATATCATGCTAACCTTCTCAGGCCAGATGCCCAGGTGGAAGTAGAGTCTGGCCTGTAGTAGAAGGTATTGGACGTTGTCTGGGTTGATGGTGAGGTAGAGATCCAGAGAGTCTCTCAGCAGCTGGTAGGATTTCTCATTGCCCTCCCTGCAAGACATAGCACAGTGATACACAGTGTTGTTTCATACCACAAATATGACAGTTGGTGACAGTTGAGTGTAGGAATGTATTTTTtaccaactctaaccctaacattacctcaaggatgagatcctgaggacaacatagaaaatcaggaAAAAAGAAACATTTGGATTGATTCAATTCCATGATGTACGGTTAGAGATTTTCTGATGTCAGAAAAGCAGAAATTATTTATTAGTCAGGGGAAAAAAAGCACATCCTATGTCCATAAGTCTTACCCTCGTTTGCCGATGTTGAGCAGATTCCCCACCATCCTTAGCAGCACTTCTGTTGTACTGATGGCATTGTAGTAGTCTGCAGTCACCTGGTGACCGATGAGGTACTCACACTCCTTAGCCGTCAGCTGCTTGCCTTTACCGAAGGCGTCAATGTACACAAAATCATAGATGTCCCCATTCCTGAAATGAGACATGAAGCTTTATCAATACAAGTACAAACAGGTTACTTTGACGCGATTTCTGGTGTGCAATGCAGACAATGCTACATTGGGTATATTGAAACCCAGCAATTTTGAGAGAGCAATACTGAATTTCACCCAATCATGAACTAGTTCAAAACTAAAAGTTGAACTATCCCTTCAAGATCAATGAATTTTATGATTGATTGTCACTATGCACTACAACTATACCAGTGGATGAAAAACGTCTAGTCTTTGGTCATTAAAGAAGCATTTGCCTTCCATTCACTTCCTCTCACACTTTGGCCCCTTACCCTCTTTGTTGCTGGCACCAGCGAAGCAGGAAGTGATTGGGGAAGTTAACAGGCTCCAGTTGAACCCCCAGTTTCCTGGCCAGCGTCATGTAGAGGACAGAGAGGCTGATGGGAATGCCTGTCCGGCGGAGCAGCACCTATATAGGGAGGAGACATGGGAGTATGTGAGACACACAATGTCCATAATGTTTCCTAGGTGAATAATCAAGtccagggcccatattcacaaagtctcatagagtaagagtgctgatctaggatcaggtccccctgtccaacTACTGTTATTCATCATGATTTAAAAAGAcacactgatcctagatcagcactaaaACTCTTGAcacgctttgtgaatacaggccaaGGAAAACGTCATCATCATCCATGTCCTCTAGAACCTCTCTATTAGAGCTCAGAGCTACTGTACCTGCTGTATCTAGGAGTTGAGAGGGTTGTAGTAGCTCATACCTGCTGTATGTAGGAGTTGAGAGGGTTGTAGTAGCTCATACCTGCTGTATGTAGGAGTAGAGAGGGTTGTAGTAGCTCATACCTGCTGTATGTAGGAGTAGAGAGGGTTGTAGTAGCTCATACCTGCTGTATGTAGGAGTAGAGAGGGTTGTAGTAGCTCATACCTGCTGTATGTAGGAGTTGAGAGGGTTGTAGTAGCTCATACCTGCTGTATCTAGGAGTTGAGAGGGTTGTAGTAGCTCATACCTGCTGTATGTAGGAGTAGAGAGGGTTGTAGTAGCTCATACCTGCTGTATGTAGGAGTAGAGAGGGTTGTAGTAGCTCATACCTGCTGTATGTAGGAGTAGAGAGGGTTGTAGTAGCTCATACCTGCTGTATGTAGGAGTTGAGAGGGTTGTAGTAGCTCATACCTGCTGTATCTAGGAGTTGAGAGGGTTGTAGTAGCTCATACCTGCTGTATGTAGGAGTAGAGAGGGTTGTAGTAGCTCATACCTGCTGTATGTAGGAGTAGAGAGGGTTGTAGTAGCTCATACCTGCTGTATGTAGGAGTAGAGAGGGTTGTAGTAGCTCATACCTGCTGTATGTAGGAGTAGAGAGGGTTGTAGTAGCTCATACCTGCTGTATGTAGGAGTAGAGAGGGTTGTAGTAGCTCATACCTGCTGTATGTAGGAGTAGAGAGGGTTGTAGTAGCTCATACCTGCTGTATGTAGGAGTAGAGAGGGTTGTAGTAGCTCATATCTGCTGTATGTAGGAGTAGAGAGGGTTGTAGTAGCTCATACCTGCTGTATGTAGGAGTAGAGAGGGTTGTAGTAGCTCATACCTGCTGTATGTAGGAGTAGAGAGGGTTGTAGTAGCTCATACCTGCTGTATGTAGGAGTAGAGAGGGTTGTAGCAGCTCATACCTGCTGTATGTAGGAGTAGAGAGGGTTGTAGTAGCTCATACCTGCTGTATGTAGGAGTAGAGAGGGTTGTAGTAGCTCATATCTGCTGTATGTAGGAGTAGAGAGGGTTGTAGCAGCTCATACCTGCTGTATGTAGGAGTTGAGGGTTGTAGCAGCTCATACCTGCTGTATCTAGGAGTAGAGAGGGTTGTAGCAGCTCATACCTGCTGTATGTAGGAGTAGAGAGGGTTGTAGCAGCTCATACCTGCTGTATGTAGGAGTAGAGAGGATTGTAGCAGCTCATACCTGCTGTATGTAGGAGTGGAGAGGGTTGTAGTAGCTCATACCTGCTGTATGTAGGAGTGGAGAGGGTTGTAGTAGCTCATACCTGCTGTATGTAGGAGTAGAGAGGGTTGTAGTAGCTCATACCTGCTGTATGTAGGAGTAGAGAGGGTTGTAGTAGCTCATACCTGCTGTATGTAGGAGTAGAGAGGGTTGTAGCAGCTCATACCTGCTGTATGTAGGAGTAGAGAGGGTTGTAGCAGCTCATACCTGCTGTATATAGGAGTAGAGAGGGTTGTAGCAGCTCATACCTGCTGTATGTAGGAGTAGAGAGGGTTGTAGCAGCTCATACCTGCTGTATGTAGGAGTAGAGAGGGTTGTAGCAGCTCATACCTGCTGTATGTAGGAGTTGAGAGGGTTGTAGCAGCTCATACCTGCTGTATGTAGGAGTAGAGAGGGTTGTAGTAGCTCATACCTGCTGTATGTAGGAGTAGAGAGGGTTGTAGTAGCTCATACCTGCTGTATGTAGGAGTTGAGAGGGTTGTAGTAGCTCATACCTGCTGTATGTAGGAGTTGAGAGGGTTGTAGCAGCTCATACCTGCTGTATGTAGGAGTTGAGAGGGTTGTAGTAGTCACACTCGTTGCCCTTGTACTGAAGCTGCTCGTATAAAACAGCGTTGAGGGCAACGACCACCTGTCTCTGGAGATCAAAGTCCTCTACAGCAAAACAGTCACCTAGAATCAGACACAATCAGAAAACAGGATCACATTATAAAGTACATCAGAATTAAACCAGATCTACCTGGTTAGATATTTTAAAGGGCTAGTTCACTCTAAAATCAAGTTTGGCATTTTCAGAACAAAAAATGGGCATGTGCTCAAAACGACAGACTAATTATTCTGCTTTAAATCCACAAGACTACTTTTCCACATGAACACTACTTTTGAGGTCTGACAATGCCTGCCTTGGTATGAGCTCTTTGTATTCATTCCTAAGAGACACTGAGAGAACATGTGTTTCCATCCAACTCCTCAGTTCAGACCAACCTTGTGTGACCCTCAGGCTTGGATGAGAGGGGTTCTTTATCCGCAGCATCTTCTTGATCTTGTCAGTGATCTCCTCCAGCTGGGAGGATATACCGTCCAACGACACATCCGCCAGGGGGTTACAATACTGGTCCACCAGCACAGCTCCTACAACAGGAGAGGAGGCAATATGAGACTGTAAAAATACATGGTTAAAAGCTGGTTATACACCACATTTTTTCTTATGACGTTAACACTATTTCTTTTATTTTCAAAACCCCCAATGAatatggaaaaacagacattgttttttccccaagCATGTCATTATTCCCAAGATTCCCAACATTATTCCCAAGATTTCCAACATTATTCACAAGAAGACCATGCTAACCAAGCTGTTTCTCTGAGTTTGTTTCCACTAGTCACTAGGATAAGAGTGTATTGTGCTGTGCAGTGCAGTGTATGGCTAGGCCCACTCCACATGTACGGTATTATGTCCATATTATTCAGTGTTACTTTGTTTACACTGCAAGTCATGAGAGTGTATGATAAACCTAAGTGCAGTGCAGTGTATTGCTAGGCCCACTCCACATCCATGACTCACCCTCTAGTGCTGACTGCTGCTCTGCAGGCTGCTCCAGAAACACCTTTAAACTCCTCAGGATGTTCTGCTGGCGCAGGAAATAAAGGATTTTCTTTGCATAGTACTTCAGTGTCAGGCTTTTCCTACGGGAGGCAGGCAGAGTGGGgcgaaagagaggagaaagagtgagtgagggacagagagaaggaacaagaaagcgagaaagagggagggagagagagaaagaaaaaggcgagagagaaagagagagagggcaagtgaggtgaaaatgagagagaaagaaagcaagagagagaagaCGGGGAGAAAAACAGAGATTTTCATTGTCCATTGTTACAACGCTCCAGGGAGGATTAACacgtacactaccattcaaaagtttggggtcacttagaaatgtccttgttttccatgaaaacatacatgaaatgagtttgaataggaaatatagcaaaatgaataggaaatgtagtcattgacaaggttagaaataatggtttttaattgaaataataattgtgtccttcaaagtTTGCAtccgtcaaagaatcctcaatttgcagcaattacagccttgcagacctttggcattctagttggcaatttgttgaggtaatctgaagagatttcaccccatgcttcctgaagcacctcccacgtaccatacagtcaagctgctcccacaacagcttaatagggttgagatccggtgactgtgctggccactccattatagacagaataccagcttaCTGcatcttccctaaatagttcttgcatagtttggagctgtgctttgggtcattgtcctgttgtaggaggaaattggctccaatcaagcgccattCACAGGGTATGACATGGCGTTAAAAAATGGAGTGAtatccttccttcttcaagatcccttttaccctgtacaaatctcccacttt
The DNA window shown above is from Coregonus clupeaformis isolate EN_2021a chromosome 18, ASM2061545v1, whole genome shotgun sequence and carries:
- the LOC121530771 gene encoding F-box only protein 21 isoform X3, whose amino-acid sequence is MRWPRLQKHYRLNECYDWLKEYRTRHTVGLQIRRTVVSISQRFFTEVPCVGQVLGDSFAEIESLGAPEHFCEDELLSILNSDRRKSLTLKYYAKKILYFLRQQNILRSLKVFLEQPAEQQSALEGAVLVDQYCNPLADVSLDGISSQLEEITDKIKKMLRIKNPSHPSLRVTQGDCFAVEDFDLQRQVVVALNAVLYEQLQYKGNECDYYNPLNSYIQQVLLRRTGIPISLSVLYMTLARKLGVQLEPVNFPNHFLLRWCQQQRGNGDIYDFVYIDAFGKGKQLTAKECEYLIGHQVTADYYNAISTTEVLLRMVGNLLNIGKRGISSLREGNEKSYQLLRDSLDLYLTINPDNVQYLLLQARLYFHLGIWPEKVLDILQHIQALDPSQHGAVGYLVQHTLEHIQHKKHPVEPEVKRRSTPEHLELQYSVGLIMKHKRSGYNCAIYGWDPKCTMSQEWITTMRVHQLSSGANQPFYNVLVEDGTCRYAAQENLEPHSAPLEIAHPEVGRYFSEFHDSHYVANEELQTRYPEDMSETLGTVQDLYHRLMPSSGHASGQQESPNGPSQDQKSQDSQENQDAMSI
- the LOC121530771 gene encoding F-box only protein 21 isoform X1, with translation MATSGAGEGCSSLNGIVSETEHKTFTDLPAELLEYILCFPVLKHVDICNVSCSCKRLHDVCHGRGKVWGHQYKLRWPRLQKHYRLNECYDWLKEYRTRHTVGLQIRRTVVSISQRFFTEVPCVGQVLGDSFAEIESLGAPEHFCEDELLSILNSDRRKSLTLKYYAKKILYFLRQQNILRSLKVFLEQPAEQQSALEGAVLVDQYCNPLADVSLDGISSQLEEITDKIKKMLRIKNPSHPSLRVTQGDCFAVEDFDLQRQVVVALNAVLYEQLQYKGNECDYYNPLNSYIQQVLLRRTGIPISLSVLYMTLARKLGVQLEPVNFPNHFLLRWCQQQRGNGDIYDFVYIDAFGKGKQLTAKECEYLIGHQVTADYYNAISTTEVLLRMVGNLLNIGKRGISSLREGNEKSYQLLRDSLDLYLTINPDNVQYLLLQARLYFHLGIWPEKVLDILQHIQALDPSQHGAVGYLVQHTLEHIQHKKHPVEPEVKRRSTPEHLELQYSVGLIMKHKRSGYNCAIYGWDPKCTMSQEWITTMRVHQLSSGANQPFYNVLVEDGTCRYAAQENLEPHSAPLEIAHPEVGRYFSEFHDSHYVANEELQTRYPEDMSETLGTVQDLYHRLMPSSGHASGQQESPNGPSQDQKSQDSQENQDAMSI
- the LOC121530771 gene encoding F-box only protein 21 isoform X2 yields the protein MATSGAGEGCSSLNGIVSETEHKTFTDLPAELLEYILCFPVLKHVDICNVSCSCKRLHDVCHGRGKVWGHQYKLRWPRLQKHYRLNECYDWLKEYRTRHTVGLQIRRTVVSISQRFFTEVPCVGQVLGDSFAEIESLGAPEHFCEDELLSILNSDRRKSLTLKYYAKKILYFLRQQNILRSLKVFLEQPAEQQSALEGAVLVDQYCNPLADVSLDGISSQLEEITDKIKKMLRIKNPSHPSLRVTQGDCFAVEDFDLQRQVVVALNAVLYEQLQYKGNECDYYNPLNSYIQQVLLRRTGIPISLSVLYMTLARKLGVQLEPVNFPNHFLLRWCQQQRGNGDIYDFVYIDAFGKGKQLTAKECEYLIGHQVTADYYNAISTTEVLLRMVGNLLNIGKRGEGNEKSYQLLRDSLDLYLTINPDNVQYLLLQARLYFHLGIWPEKVLDILQHIQALDPSQHGAVGYLVQHTLEHIQHKKHPVEPEVKRRSTPEHLELQYSVGLIMKHKRSGYNCAIYGWDPKCTMSQEWITTMRVHQLSSGANQPFYNVLVEDGTCRYAAQENLEPHSAPLEIAHPEVGRYFSEFHDSHYVANEELQTRYPEDMSETLGTVQDLYHRLMPSSGHASGQQESPNGPSQDQKSQDSQENQDAMSI